The proteins below are encoded in one region of Clostridia bacterium:
- a CDS encoding ATP phosphoribosyltransferase, whose amino-acid sequence MKSNLTIALPKGKLFQPAKKLLAQSGLDCVHLSDQERTLMYVNSEEGFCYLICRPTDIPTYVEYGAADLGIVGKDSIWEAGKNVYELVDLRFGYCRFAVAVPQETLSSAGIFHWQPGFRLATKFPAVAAEYMRKKGWEGEIIKLHGNIELAPRVGLAEAIVDIVSTGKTLRENGLVPLEFIGEATARLIVNRASYRLKAEEIKQMVQQINAVLEEGTIFAADL is encoded by the coding sequence ATGAAATCTAATTTAACTATAGCTTTACCCAAGGGAAAATTATTTCAGCCGGCCAAAAAATTATTGGCACAATCCGGCTTGGACTGTGTACATTTATCTGATCAAGAACGAACCTTAATGTATGTTAATTCTGAGGAAGGGTTTTGTTATTTAATTTGCCGTCCTACTGATATTCCCACTTATGTGGAATATGGGGCAGCTGATTTGGGAATTGTGGGTAAAGACAGTATTTGGGAAGCAGGAAAAAATGTTTATGAATTAGTAGATTTGCGTTTTGGTTACTGCCGTTTTGCTGTGGCCGTGCCGCAGGAAACATTATCTTCAGCGGGGATTTTTCACTGGCAGCCTGGTTTTCGTTTGGCCACTAAGTTTCCGGCAGTTGCTGCCGAATATATGCGCAAAAAGGGCTGGGAAGGGGAAATTATAAAATTGCATGGTAATATTGAATTAGCTCCTCGGGTTGGTTTGGCTGAGGCTATTGTTGATATAGTTTCAACTGGTAAAACCTTGCGGGAAAATGGTCTTGTGCCTTTGGAGTTTATCGGGGAAGCAACAGCACGTTTAATTGTTAACCGAGCCAGTTATCGTTTAAAAGCCGAAGAAATTAAACAAATGGTGCAGCAGATTAATGCTGTTTTGGAGGAGGGGACGATTTTTGCTGCCGATTTATAA
- the hisD gene encoding histidinol dehydrogenase, producing the protein MLFWRRGRFLLPIYKWPSPQAEKRLKQNVVFQPELENKVAQILERVKKDGDKALLDYTELFDGCRTTLRVDPREIKAAYQNVSPDYLSYLRQALKNIRDYHLLQKPHDWFTQAETGSLVGQVYRPLERVGIYVPGGTASYPSTVLMTALPAHVAGVREIVMVTPPNQQGEIPAPTLVAAAEAGVTEIYRLGGAQAIAALAYGTATIRKVDKIVGPGNVFVAMAKKLVFGVVGIDSLAGPSEILIIGEGSVKPQYAAADLLSQAEHDIHARAILLTPNLAWAEAVKKHLLEQLPLLPRREIAQKALAAQGAIILTEDLETALALSNEIAPEHLELLLEEPWSYLAQVKHAGAIFMGPYTPEPVGDYWAGPNHVLPTGGTARYAGVLSVADFCKASSILNYSLAGLKKAVDPVSYLAAAEGLKAHGQALKIRIKEEKENG; encoded by the coding sequence ATGCTGTTTTGGAGGAGGGGACGATTTTTGCTGCCGATTTATAAATGGCCTTCACCACAAGCTGAAAAAAGATTAAAACAAAATGTTGTTTTTCAGCCTGAGCTGGAAAACAAGGTTGCTCAAATTTTAGAACGGGTGAAAAAAGATGGAGATAAGGCCCTTTTAGATTATACTGAGTTGTTTGATGGCTGTCGTACTACTCTGCGGGTAGATCCTCGGGAAATTAAAGCTGCTTATCAAAATGTATCTCCCGATTATTTGAGCTATTTGCGGCAGGCTTTAAAAAATATTCGCGATTATCATCTTCTGCAAAAACCGCATGATTGGTTTACACAAGCTGAAACTGGCTCTTTGGTGGGACAAGTATATCGTCCTTTAGAAAGAGTGGGAATTTATGTTCCTGGTGGTACGGCCAGTTATCCTTCTACAGTTTTAATGACTGCTTTACCAGCACATGTAGCTGGTGTTCGGGAAATTGTTATGGTAACACCTCCTAATCAGCAGGGTGAAATTCCCGCCCCTACCTTAGTGGCGGCTGCCGAGGCGGGTGTCACGGAAATTTATCGTTTGGGTGGAGCCCAGGCAATAGCGGCTTTGGCTTATGGAACAGCAACTATTCGTAAAGTAGATAAGATTGTTGGTCCTGGTAATGTTTTTGTGGCTATGGCTAAAAAATTGGTTTTTGGGGTGGTGGGGATTGACTCTTTGGCCGGTCCCAGCGAAATTTTAATTATAGGTGAGGGAAGTGTTAAACCACAATATGCAGCCGCAGATTTACTTTCACAGGCGGAACACGACATTCATGCACGTGCAATTTTGCTTACACCAAATCTGGCTTGGGCTGAGGCAGTTAAAAAACATTTACTAGAACAACTTCCTTTATTACCGCGTCGGGAAATTGCCCAAAAAGCTTTGGCTGCACAGGGAGCTATAATTCTTACGGAAGATTTAGAAACTGCTTTGGCACTTTCTAATGAAATTGCTCCAGAACATTTAGAATTATTATTAGAAGAACCTTGGTCTTATTTGGCTCAGGTGAAACATGCGGGAGCCATTTTTATGGGGCCTTATACTCCTGAGCCAGTGGGGGATTATTGGGCTGGTCCTAATCATGTGCTGCCAACAGGAGGAACAGCACGTTATGCCGGGGTTTTATCGGTGGCTGATTTTTGTAAAGCTTCTAGTATTTTGAATTATTCTTTGGCAGGATTAAAGAAAGCAGTTGATCCGGTAAGTTATTTAGCGGCAGCCGAAGGTTTAAAAGCACATGGACAAGCTTTAAAGATACGGATAAAGGAGGAAAAAGAAAATGGATGA
- the hisB gene encoding imidazoleglycerol-phosphate dehydratase HisB, whose product MDERQGFVERKTRETDIIVRLVLSNEGLLEGSSGIGFLDHLLESFASHSGFRIELTVNGDLNVDFHHTVEDVGLCLGLALARALGDKRGVVRYGSLITPMDEALVLSAVDLSGRAGFYAHLNFPTEKIGNFDSQLVEVFWEAFAREAKITLHIKQLAAENSHHLAEAVFKGVGRALKEAVVISGNLIPSSKGIL is encoded by the coding sequence ATGGATGAACGGCAAGGTTTTGTGGAAAGGAAGACACGGGAAACAGATATTATCGTGCGTTTGGTATTATCTAATGAAGGTTTGTTAGAGGGTAGTTCCGGAATTGGTTTTTTGGATCATCTTTTGGAATCATTTGCTAGTCATAGTGGTTTCCGAATTGAGTTGACTGTAAATGGTGATTTAAATGTTGATTTTCATCATACGGTTGAGGATGTTGGTTTATGTTTAGGGTTAGCTTTGGCCCGGGCTTTGGGTGATAAAAGGGGAGTCGTCCGTTATGGTTCTTTAATTACTCCCATGGATGAGGCTTTGGTTTTGTCAGCGGTTGATTTAAGTGGCCGTGCGGGTTTTTATGCTCATTTAAATTTTCCTACGGAAAAGATCGGTAATTTTGATAGTCAATTGGTGGAAGTATTTTGGGAAGCCTTTGCTCGTGAGGCTAAAATAACACTACATATTAAGCAATTGGCTGCAGAAAATTCTCATCATTTGGCAGAGGCGGTTTTTAAGGGAGTAGGTAGGGCCCTCAAAGAAGCAGTCGTTATTTCCGGAAATTTAATCCCTTCTTCCAAAGGGATTCTATAA
- the hisA gene encoding 1-(5-phosphoribosyl)-5-[(5-phosphoribosylamino)methylideneamino]imidazole-4-carboxamide isomerase, whose translation MLVIPAIDLRDGHCVRLVQGERSSEIVYSAEPVKMAKQWEKLGASFLHIVDLDGAFTGEPRNLEIVKEIIREINIPIQLGGGIRTFQTVKEILNLGVERVILGTAAISSNDLILRCVETFGERIAVGVDSRDGLVAIEGWESTVGTSVFQLAQKIAELGVSRIIFTDTRRDGTLRGPNFEATQKIAEISGLKVIASGGVASVEDLHQLKKLEDFGVEAVIMGKALYAGTVNLSEALEILEA comes from the coding sequence TTGTTAGTAATACCAGCGATTGATTTGCGGGATGGACATTGTGTGCGGTTGGTACAAGGGGAAAGAAGTTCGGAAATAGTTTATTCTGCAGAGCCGGTAAAAATGGCTAAACAATGGGAAAAGTTAGGGGCATCTTTTTTGCATATTGTCGATTTGGATGGTGCTTTTACCGGTGAACCACGTAATTTAGAAATAGTTAAAGAAATTATACGGGAAATAAATATACCGATACAATTAGGTGGCGGGATTCGTACTTTTCAAACTGTAAAGGAAATTTTAAATTTAGGTGTAGAACGCGTTATTTTAGGTACTGCCGCTATTTCTTCTAATGATTTGATTTTACGTTGTGTGGAAACTTTTGGGGAAAGAATCGCCGTGGGAGTGGATAGTCGGGATGGTTTAGTGGCCATCGAAGGTTGGGAATCAACTGTAGGTACAAGTGTCTTTCAATTAGCTCAAAAAATAGCTGAATTGGGTGTTTCGCGAATTATTTTTACTGATACGCGTCGTGATGGAACACTACGCGGTCCTAATTTCGAGGCTACACAAAAAATTGCGGAAATTAGTGGTCTGAAAGTTATTGCCTCCGGGGGAGTGGCCTCTGTGGAAGATTTACATCAATTAAAAAAATTAGAGGATTTTGGGGTAGAAGCAGTAATTATGGGTAAAGCCCTATATGCGGGCACTGTAAATTTAAGTGAGGCTCTAGAAATTTTGGAGGCATAG
- the hisF gene encoding imidazole glycerol phosphate synthase subunit HisF has protein sequence MTVRIIPCLDTAGGKVVKGTQFLNLKELGDPLELALEYQIQGADELVLLDISSPEENQARLDLVKRMADQLTIPLLVGGGLRSLKDIAEIFAQGAQRVSLGSAAVKNPALVEKAARCWGEEKIVVAVDAFPLGNQHWEVYIGGGRQAAGLDVLTWVRRLANLGAGEILLTGIRHDGTRDGYDLTLTKMVSESISIPVIASGGVGKLEHFWEGAVLGKAQGLLAASVFHYGLLSIQDVKKYLWERDVPVCLRK, from the coding sequence ATGACTGTCAGAATTATACCTTGTTTAGATACTGCCGGGGGAAAAGTAGTTAAAGGGACACAATTTTTAAATTTAAAGGAATTGGGTGATCCCCTTGAATTAGCCCTTGAATATCAAATTCAAGGGGCTGATGAACTTGTACTTTTGGATATTTCTTCTCCGGAAGAAAACCAAGCCCGTTTGGATTTGGTAAAAAGAATGGCCGATCAATTAACAATTCCCCTTTTGGTAGGTGGTGGTTTGCGTTCTTTAAAGGATATTGCGGAAATCTTTGCTCAAGGTGCCCAGCGAGTTAGTTTGGGATCGGCGGCTGTGAAAAACCCGGCTTTGGTAGAAAAGGCGGCACGGTGTTGGGGGGAAGAAAAAATTGTGGTGGCGGTTGATGCCTTTCCTTTGGGAAATCAACACTGGGAAGTCTATATTGGGGGGGGACGTCAAGCCGCGGGTTTGGATGTACTCACTTGGGTGCGAAGGCTGGCTAATTTGGGTGCTGGTGAAATTCTTTTAACTGGTATTAGACATGATGGTACACGTGATGGTTATGATTTAACTTTAACTAAAATGGTAAGTGAAAGTATTTCTATACCGGTGATTGCTTCAGGTGGAGTAGGTAAATTGGAACATTTTTGGGAGGGAGCGGTACTTGGTAAGGCACAGGGTCTTTTAGCTGCTTCGGTTTTTCATTATGGTTTATTATCTATTCAAGATGTAAAAAAATATTTATGGGAAAGGGATGTACCTGTATGTCTGAGGAAATAA
- a CDS encoding bifunctional phosphoribosyl-AMP cyclohydrolase/phosphoribosyl-ATP diphosphatase HisIE, with product MSEEITVQKAAQLKFDEQGLLPAIIQDINSGQVLMLAYMNQEALEKTLQTGFTWFYSRSRQKLWFKGETSGHQQRVAAIYYDCDQDTLLVQVHQKGVACHLGAFSCFSEPLQKNEKLVPPIGTVLADLEKIILGRQQVLPENSYTTYLFTEGLDKILKKIGEEAAEVIIAAKGGQKNEVIYETADLLYHLLVLLVQQGISLREIAAELEKRK from the coding sequence ATGTCTGAGGAAATAACAGTGCAAAAGGCTGCTCAATTAAAATTTGATGAACAAGGTCTGCTCCCGGCGATTATACAAGATATAAATAGTGGTCAAGTATTAATGTTGGCTTATATGAATCAAGAAGCCTTAGAAAAAACTTTGCAAACAGGATTTACTTGGTTTTATAGTAGAAGTAGACAAAAATTATGGTTTAAGGGTGAAACTTCGGGACATCAACAGCGAGTTGCCGCCATTTATTATGATTGTGATCAAGATACTCTTTTGGTACAGGTACACCAAAAAGGAGTGGCTTGCCATTTAGGTGCTTTTTCCTGTTTTAGTGAACCTCTGCAGAAAAATGAAAAATTGGTACCTCCCATAGGTACCGTTTTAGCAGATTTAGAAAAGATTATTTTAGGACGTCAGCAAGTTCTTCCGGAAAATTCTTATACTACTTATCTTTTCACAGAGGGGTTAGATAAAATATTAAAAAAAATAGGTGAAGAAGCTGCTGAAGTGATTATTGCCGCTAAGGGTGGTCAAAAAAATGAGGTAATTTACGAAACTGCTGATTTGCTTTATCACCTTTTAGTATTACTAGTTCAGCAAGGTATTTCCCTACGGGAAATCGCGGCTGAGTTGGAAAAAAGAAAATAA
- a CDS encoding UvrD-helicase domain-containing protein has translation MVDLVSEYQNLREKIYGHLFTGLNDQQMQVVSCGNGPVLCLAGAGSGKTRAMIYRLLHLYLFGPYFKKEVVPPWELTKEDLYKLKSWLEKKTRDLSPEIIELIRVEGIELANILAITFTNKAAEEMRVRLSRLLGPLSRQVWVMTFHAFCLRILQREITYLGYQSNFAIYDSQDQLALLRSICRTLNLNEQNYPPRKIQYLISRYKCDLLTPKQARQNYPGFREKTYLEIYTLYQQSLKENNALDFDDLIMLTVHLFIKHPEVLAKYQERFHYLMIDEYQDTNHAQYKLAKLLAGKRQNICVVGDDDQSIYGFRAADVRNILDFERDYPQAKVIKLEQNYRSTQMILAAANQVIACNRGRKAKQLWTQKPKGEPLLCFMANDENDEAAFVIEKIKELKNQGVPYGACAVLMRLNAQSRIMEEWLIRAGIPYKLVGGVKFYERKEIKDLLAYLRVLVNPEDNLSLKRIINEPRRGIGKTTWEKITAYASTQNLSYYETLFRISQLNLTPKIARAVQNFAQLLQALRETMSQVRITELTQMVLKESGYQKQLEKENTKEAVERWENIQAFLTKTLEYDLSTDKGSLGDFLNQVALVTDLDDLAVNEEAVVVMTVHSAKGLEFPHVFLLGLEENIFPHYRSLDNPDELEEERRLCYVALTRAQERLYLLYTRERYLYGQKKWHQPSRFLKEIPPELCVAHKRAAFFETTPAYQVTTHAFNLGDKVVHQRWGTGVIVQVRGTGSDLILGISFPSYGKKMVLAKYAPLKKVK, from the coding sequence GTGGTAGATTTAGTTAGTGAATATCAAAATTTAAGAGAAAAAATTTATGGACATTTATTTACCGGTTTAAATGATCAGCAAATGCAAGTAGTCAGCTGTGGAAATGGACCGGTACTTTGTTTAGCCGGGGCTGGTTCCGGAAAAACGCGGGCCATGATTTATCGTCTTCTACATTTATATTTGTTTGGTCCTTATTTCAAAAAAGAGGTTGTTCCCCCGTGGGAATTAACCAAAGAGGATTTATATAAATTAAAGTCTTGGTTGGAAAAAAAGACTAGGGATTTATCTCCAGAAATAATAGAGTTGATTAGAGTTGAGGGGATTGAACTAGCCAATATTTTAGCTATTACTTTTACTAATAAAGCAGCGGAAGAGATGAGGGTACGTTTGTCAAGGCTTTTGGGTCCTTTAAGTAGGCAAGTATGGGTAATGACTTTTCATGCTTTTTGTCTGCGTATTTTACAGCGTGAAATTACTTATTTGGGCTATCAGTCCAATTTTGCTATTTACGATAGTCAGGATCAATTAGCCCTCCTTAGGTCTATTTGCCGCACCTTAAATTTAAATGAACAAAATTATCCACCTCGTAAAATTCAATATTTAATTAGTCGCTATAAATGTGATTTATTGACACCTAAACAGGCTCGGCAAAATTATCCGGGGTTTCGTGAAAAAACTTATTTAGAAATTTATACCCTTTATCAGCAGTCTTTAAAGGAAAATAATGCTTTAGATTTTGATGATTTAATTATGCTTACCGTGCATTTATTTATTAAACATCCAGAGGTACTGGCCAAATATCAAGAACGCTTTCATTATTTGATGATTGATGAATATCAGGATACTAATCATGCTCAATACAAATTAGCCAAGTTATTAGCTGGTAAACGACAAAATATATGTGTTGTTGGTGATGATGATCAGTCTATTTATGGTTTCCGAGCAGCAGATGTACGTAATATCCTTGATTTTGAACGTGATTATCCACAGGCAAAGGTAATTAAATTAGAGCAAAATTATCGCTCCACACAGATGATTTTAGCTGCAGCTAATCAGGTAATAGCTTGTAACCGGGGACGCAAGGCTAAACAGTTATGGACTCAAAAACCAAAAGGAGAACCTCTTTTATGTTTTATGGCTAATGACGAGAATGATGAAGCCGCTTTTGTCATTGAAAAAATTAAGGAATTAAAAAACCAAGGTGTGCCTTATGGAGCTTGTGCGGTTTTGATGCGTCTTAATGCTCAATCGCGAATTATGGAGGAATGGCTGATTCGAGCTGGTATTCCCTATAAATTGGTGGGTGGAGTAAAGTTTTACGAAAGAAAAGAAATTAAAGATCTTTTGGCTTATTTAAGGGTTTTAGTTAACCCAGAAGATAATCTTAGTTTAAAAAGAATTATTAATGAGCCGCGCCGTGGTATTGGTAAAACTACGTGGGAAAAAATAACTGCTTATGCCTCTACTCAAAATCTCTCCTATTATGAGACTCTTTTTAGGATTTCACAGCTTAATTTAACACCAAAAATTGCTCGGGCAGTTCAAAATTTTGCTCAATTACTGCAGGCTTTACGGGAAACAATGTCTCAGGTAAGGATTACGGAATTAACCCAAATGGTTTTAAAGGAAAGTGGTTATCAAAAACAACTTGAAAAAGAAAATACTAAAGAAGCTGTGGAACGTTGGGAAAATATTCAGGCTTTTTTAACCAAAACTTTGGAATATGATCTTTCTACAGATAAAGGTTCTTTGGGGGATTTTTTAAATCAAGTAGCATTGGTAACTGATTTGGATGATTTGGCCGTGAACGAAGAAGCTGTGGTGGTGATGACGGTGCACAGTGCCAAAGGTTTGGAATTTCCTCATGTTTTTCTTTTGGGTCTAGAGGAAAACATTTTTCCTCATTATCGTTCCCTGGATAATCCCGATGAATTGGAGGAAGAACGCCGTCTTTGTTATGTAGCCCTAACCCGGGCTCAAGAAAGATTATATTTGCTCTATACTCGGGAACGCTATTTATATGGACAGAAGAAATGGCATCAGCCTTCTCGTTTTTTAAAGGAGATACCCCCAGAATTATGTGTGGCTCATAAACGTGCCGCCTTTTTTGAAACAACTCCTGCTTATCAAGTGACTACACATGCCTTTAATCTAGGGGATAAGGTGGTTCATCAAAGATGGGGTACTGGGGTTATTGTACAGGTGCGGGGGACAGGTAGTGATTTGATTTTGGGGATTAGTTTCCCTTCTTATGGTAAAAAAATGGTTTTAGCTAAATATGCTCCTTTAAAAAAAGTAAAATAA